A portion of the Pectobacterium brasiliense genome contains these proteins:
- a CDS encoding YchJ family protein, with protein sequence MSESCPCCSGLQYNACCQPYLTHAATAAEPAILMRSRYTAYVKHDVEYLIATWHPDLQPEKWRGSLAESCQNSQWLGLTILATSPGKTPDEGYVEFAARYISESDNQRTEVMRERSRFLRQHNRWYYIDGVHLQTGRNEPCPCGSGKKYKKCCGQ encoded by the coding sequence GTGTCAGAATCTTGCCCCTGTTGCAGTGGATTGCAGTATAACGCATGCTGTCAACCCTACCTCACGCATGCCGCAACAGCGGCTGAGCCCGCCATATTAATGCGATCGCGCTATACCGCCTATGTCAAACACGATGTCGAGTACCTTATCGCCACCTGGCATCCCGACCTTCAGCCCGAAAAATGGCGCGGATCTCTCGCGGAAAGCTGCCAGAACTCACAATGGCTCGGCCTTACTATACTGGCAACGTCTCCCGGAAAAACGCCCGATGAGGGCTATGTGGAATTCGCCGCACGTTATATATCTGAAAGCGACAACCAGCGAACAGAAGTGATGCGAGAGCGCTCACGCTTCCTTCGCCAGCATAATCGCTGGTACTATATAGACGGCGTTCATTTGCAGACGGGCAGAAATGAACCTTGCCCGTGTGGTTCCGGCAAAAAATACAAAAAGTGTTGCGGACAATAG
- the rssA gene encoding patatin-like phospholipase RssA has translation MQRKKIGIALGSGAAKGWAHIGVFNALTEMGVKVDIVAGCSIGALVGAAYATNNLSSMERWVRAFGYWDVVRLMDLSWQRGSLLRGDRVFNSVKHLLHTTQIEDCDIKYGVVTTNLSTGRELWLTEGDLHQAMRASCSMPGLLSPVRFNDYWLVDGAVVNPVPVSLARAMGADIVIAVDLQHDASLNHQDLLSIKPTASDIDVENVPQDWRSRIRERLLRGRRQPAESSPTAMEIMSTSIQILENRLKMTRMAGDPPDVLLQPHCPQIATLDFHRAQEGIEAGYKAVKKMRDELLPLVKET, from the coding sequence ATGCAGCGGAAAAAAATTGGAATAGCCTTGGGATCAGGGGCAGCGAAAGGATGGGCGCATATTGGTGTGTTTAATGCGTTAACCGAAATGGGAGTAAAGGTTGATATTGTGGCTGGTTGTTCTATCGGTGCGCTGGTTGGTGCGGCGTATGCCACAAACAATCTATCTTCGATGGAGCGCTGGGTGAGGGCGTTTGGTTACTGGGACGTGGTTCGACTGATGGATCTCTCTTGGCAGCGCGGTAGTTTGTTGCGTGGCGATCGTGTTTTTAATAGTGTGAAGCACTTGTTACATACAACACAGATTGAAGACTGCGATATCAAATACGGCGTAGTGACGACAAACCTCAGTACAGGGCGGGAACTCTGGCTGACGGAAGGCGACTTGCATCAGGCTATGCGTGCGTCTTGCAGTATGCCAGGCCTGCTATCCCCCGTTCGATTTAACGATTACTGGCTGGTGGATGGTGCGGTGGTTAACCCTGTTCCCGTTTCTCTGGCGAGGGCAATGGGAGCCGATATCGTGATCGCAGTTGATCTCCAGCACGACGCTAGCCTTAATCATCAGGATTTGCTGTCGATCAAACCGACGGCGTCAGACATTGATGTGGAGAATGTTCCGCAAGATTGGCGTAGCAGAATTCGGGAACGCTTACTGCGAGGTCGCCGTCAACCAGCGGAAAGTTCGCCAACGGCGATGGAGATAATGAGTACGTCGATCCAGATTCTGGAAAATCGGTTGAAAATGACGCGGATGGCAGGCGATCCGCCTGATGTGTTGCTGCAACCGCATTGTCCCCAGATTGCTACCTTAGATTTTCATCGGGCGCAGGAAGGGATTGAGGCGGGTTATAAGGCGGTCAAAAAGATGCGTGATGAATTGTTGCCGCTAGTGAAAGAGACATAG
- a CDS encoding trimeric intracellular cation channel family protein, whose protein sequence is MLIYIYLIAITAEGMSGALAAGRRNMDIFGVGMIAFITALGGGTVRDILLGNYPIGWTQHPGYIYLTIGAGLFTIIIARFMHHLHRLFLVLDAMGLIAFTVIGCNVALQLNYSTTVVVMAGIVTGIFGGILRDIFCNRTPMVLKKELYASVSLLVALLYLGLKSLNVNHDINLLASFSIGLAVRLAAIRWSWQLPVFSYVPGRWKGKA, encoded by the coding sequence GTGCTGATTTACATCTATCTGATCGCGATTACGGCAGAGGGGATGTCCGGGGCGCTGGCCGCTGGGCGTCGTAATATGGATATTTTTGGTGTAGGCATGATTGCCTTTATCACCGCGCTTGGCGGTGGCACCGTCCGCGATATTCTTCTTGGTAATTATCCCATCGGCTGGACGCAGCATCCCGGTTATATCTACCTCACCATTGGTGCGGGTCTTTTCACGATTATCATTGCGCGCTTCATGCATCATCTGCACCGGCTCTTTCTGGTGCTGGATGCGATGGGGCTGATTGCCTTTACGGTCATTGGTTGCAACGTCGCACTGCAACTGAATTATTCAACGACGGTGGTGGTTATGGCGGGTATCGTAACCGGAATTTTCGGTGGGATATTGCGTGATATTTTCTGTAACCGTACGCCAATGGTGCTGAAAAAAGAGCTGTACGCTAGCGTCTCGCTTTTAGTCGCACTTCTCTATCTTGGGCTAAAGTCGCTTAACGTTAATCACGATATTAACCTGCTGGCGTCATTCAGCATTGGCTTGGCCGTGCGTCTGGCGGCAATCCGCTGGTCGTGGCAGCTCCCTGTGTTCTCTTATGTTCCTGGGCGCTGGAAAGGGAAGGCGTAA
- the purU gene encoding formyltetrahydrofolate deformylase: MQSQNIQRKVLRTICPDAKGLIAKITNICYKHELNIVQNNEFVDHRTGRFFMRTELEGIFNDTTLLADLDSALPEGSSRELTAAGRRRIVVLVTKEAHCLGDLLMKSAYGGLDVEISAVIGNHDTLQTLVERFDIPFHLVSHEGLTREEHDQKMIAQIDQYKPDYVVLAKYMRVLTPAFVQHYPNQVINIHHSFLPAFIGARPYHQAYERGVKIIGATAHYVNDNLDEGPIIMQDVIHVDHTYSADDMMRAGRDVEKNVLSRALYRVLGQRVFVYGNRTIIL; the protein is encoded by the coding sequence ATGCAATCCCAAAATATACAAAGAAAAGTATTACGAACCATTTGCCCCGACGCAAAAGGGCTCATCGCAAAAATTACGAATATTTGTTATAAGCACGAACTGAACATCGTGCAAAACAATGAGTTTGTCGATCATCGCACCGGTCGTTTTTTCATGCGGACCGAGTTGGAAGGGATTTTCAACGACACCACGCTATTAGCCGATCTGGATAGCGCGCTTCCCGAAGGCTCTTCTCGCGAATTAACCGCAGCAGGACGTCGTCGCATTGTCGTTCTAGTGACGAAAGAAGCCCACTGTCTGGGCGATCTGTTGATGAAAAGCGCCTACGGTGGTCTGGACGTAGAAATCTCTGCCGTCATCGGCAACCACGATACCTTGCAGACGCTGGTTGAACGATTTGATATTCCTTTCCATTTGGTCAGCCATGAAGGACTGACTCGCGAAGAGCACGATCAAAAGATGATCGCGCAGATCGATCAATACAAACCCGATTACGTCGTGCTGGCGAAATATATGCGAGTTCTGACACCTGCGTTTGTTCAGCACTACCCGAATCAGGTGATCAACATTCACCATTCGTTCTTACCCGCCTTTATCGGGGCTCGCCCATACCATCAGGCTTATGAGCGCGGAGTAAAAATCATTGGCGCGACGGCACACTACGTCAACGATAATCTGGATGAAGGCCCGATCATCATGCAGGACGTTATTCACGTCGACCATACGTACTCAGCAGATGACATGATGCGTGCAGGCCGCGACGTTGAGAAAAATGTCCTGAGTCGTGCGCTGTATCGTGTGCTCGGACAGCGTGTTTTTGTCTACGGTAACCGTACCATTATTCTGTAA
- the rssB gene encoding two-component system response regulator RssB, with product MEQPLAGKHILVIDDEAVFRSVLAGYLTSLGASVQEAINGLDALSTLEHYQPDLMICDLNMPTMGGIEFLERLRLKDNDTPILIISATSQMADIAKVLRLGVQDVLLKPIRDYARLREAVMSCLYPDMFTSQLNEMDQLMQDMDSLNQSPEAVTKLLAQLQPPVQQTLARCRVNYRQLTAAEQPGLVLDIAALSETELAFYCLDVTQGVNNSGTLAALLLRTLFNGVLQEHLADQQHRLPYLPTLLKQVNQLLRQASLDGRFPLLVGYYHQQLKQLILISAGLNATLNVNEQQIALNSGVPLGTLEGAYLNQLNYQCEAWQCQIWGGGGRLRLMLTTE from the coding sequence ATGGAACAACCACTAGCGGGTAAGCATATTTTAGTCATTGATGACGAGGCCGTTTTTCGATCTGTGCTCGCTGGTTATCTGACTTCTCTTGGGGCTTCAGTTCAGGAAGCCATTAATGGATTAGATGCGCTGAGTACTCTTGAACATTACCAACCCGATTTAATGATTTGCGATCTGAATATGCCGACGATGGGAGGAATCGAGTTCCTTGAACGTCTGCGCCTGAAAGACAACGACACGCCAATACTGATCATTTCTGCAACCAGCCAGATGGCGGACATTGCCAAAGTCTTGCGGCTCGGTGTTCAGGATGTGTTGCTAAAACCGATTCGTGATTATGCACGTTTGCGTGAAGCCGTGATGTCCTGCCTGTATCCCGATATGTTCACCTCACAGTTGAATGAGATGGATCAGCTCATGCAGGACATGGACTCCCTGAATCAATCTCCTGAAGCGGTCACCAAACTGCTTGCTCAGCTACAGCCGCCCGTTCAGCAAACGCTTGCTCGCTGCCGTGTTAACTATCGTCAGTTAACGGCGGCGGAACAACCGGGGCTGGTGCTGGATATTGCCGCGCTTTCGGAGACTGAGTTAGCGTTCTATTGCCTTGATGTTACTCAGGGCGTCAATAATAGTGGGACGCTGGCAGCCTTACTGCTTCGAACCTTGTTCAATGGGGTGCTTCAAGAGCATTTGGCCGATCAACAACACCGTTTGCCGTATCTTCCAACGCTGTTAAAGCAGGTAAATCAGTTGTTGCGGCAGGCAAGCCTAGACGGTCGTTTTCCTTTGCTCGTAGGGTATTACCACCAGCAGTTAAAACAACTGATACTCATTTCCGCCGGGCTAAACGCGACGCTGAATGTTAACGAACAGCAGATAGCGTTGAATAGCGGCGTTCCTTTAGGCACGCTTGAAGGCGCTTATCTCAACCAGCTGAATTATCAGTGTGAAGCATGGCAATGCCAGATATGGGGCGGCGGCGGTCGTTTACGACTGATGTTGACTACAGAATAG